From Vigna unguiculata cultivar IT97K-499-35 chromosome 5, ASM411807v1, whole genome shotgun sequence, the proteins below share one genomic window:
- the LOC114185566 gene encoding shikimate O-hydroxycinnamoyltransferase-like, which produces MLINVKQSTMVRPAEETPPKALWNSNVDLVVPNFHTPSVYFYRPNGASNFFDTTVMKEALSKALVPFYPMAARLRRDDDGRVELFCDGQGVLFVEADTTAAIDDFGDFSPTLELRQLIPAVDYSAGIETYPLLVLQVTYFKCGGVSLGVGMQHHVADGASGLHFINAWSDVARGLDISLPPFIDRTLLRARDPPRPVFDHIEYKPAPPMNTPLQPQKPGSDAAATAVSTFKLTRHQLNTLKAKSREDGNSISYSSYEMLAGHVWRSVCKARALPHDQETKLYIATDGRSRLQPPLPPGYFGNVIFTTTPVAVAGDLMSKPTWYAASRIHDALMRMDNEYLRSALDYLELQPDLKALVRGSHTFRCPNLGITSWVRLPIHDADFGWGRPIFMGPGGIAYEGLSFIIPSSTNDGNMSVAIALPPDRMKVFQDLFYDF; this is translated from the exons ATGCTGATCAACGTTAAGCAATCCACCATGGTGCGCCCGGCGGAGGAGACGCCGCCCAAGGCGCTGTGGAATTCCAACGTCGATTTGGTGGTGCCAAACTTCCACACGCCCAGCGTCTATTTCTACAGGCCAAACGGTGCCTCCAATTTCTTCGACACAACCGTTATGAAGGAGGCTCTCAGCAAGGCCCTCGTCCCTTTCTATCCTATGGCCGCCCGCCTCCGCCGCGACGACGACGGTCGCGTCGAGCTTTTCTGCGACGGTCAGGGAGTTCTCTTCGTCGAGGCTGACACCACCGCCGCCATCGACGACTTCGGCGACTTCTCACCCACCCTTGAGCTCCGGCAGCTCATCCCCGCCGTGGATTATTCTGCCGGGATCGAAACTTATCCGCTCTTAGTTCTTCAG gtaacatatttcaaatgtgGAGGGGTGTCATTAGGTGTTGGTATGCAACACCACGTAGCAGATGGGGCATCGGGTCTTCACTTCATCAATGCATGGTCCGATGTTGCTCGAGGCTTGGATATTTCCCTCCCTCCGTTCATCGACAGGACACTGCTCCGTGCCCGAGATCCACCTCGTCCTGTTTTTGATCACATCGAATACAAGCCTGCACCACCCATGAACACTCCCCTGCAACCCCAAAAACCAGGCTCTGATGCCGCCGCCACCGCCGTCTCCACTTTCAAATTGACCCGCCACCAACTCAACACCCTAAAGGCCAAGTCCAGAGAGGATGGAAACTCAATCAGCTATAGCTCTTACGAGATGCTGGCTGGTCATGTATGGAGAAGTGTGTGCAAGGCAAGAGCACTCCCTCATGACCAAGAAACAAAATTGTATATTGCAACTGATGGAAGGTCAAGGCTGCAACCCCCCCTTCCCCCTGGTTACTTTGGCAATGTCATCTTCACCACCACTCCTGTAGCAGTCGCCGGCGATCTCATGTCAAAACCAACATGGTATGCTGCCAGCAGAATCCACGATGCATTGATGCGAATGGACAACGAATATTTGAGATCAGCTCTTGATTATCTAGAGCTTCAGCCTGATCTAAAAGCTCTTGTTCGTGGATCACATACTTTTCGGTGTCCCAACCTTGGCATCACTAGCTGGGTAAGGCTTCCGATCCATGATGCTGACTTTGGTTGGGGAAGACCCATTTTCATGGGACCTGGTGGGATTGCCTACGAGGGGCTTTCTTTCATTATTCCCAGCTCAACAAATGATGGCAACATGTCTGTGGCAATCGCTCTTCCTCCTGACCGAATGAAAGTGTTTCAGGATTTGTTTTATGACTTTTGA
- the LOC114185567 gene encoding uncharacterized protein LOC114185567: METKFLTFLLFLSCIQAISSSDFDRNFSSEQTVANANPSKSNIVLTQDQVEKHGIATKALRKDIDVSHGSKTQKGKGATGGQDVNHRPTHSSAASSLLPCISTLCACLISYLPLFS, encoded by the exons ATGGAGACAAAATTTCTTACGTTTCTCCTCTTCCTTTCATGTATTCAAGCCATTTCAAGTTCAGATTTTGACAGAAATTTCAGTTCAGAACAGACAGTTGCAAACGCAAACCCCTCCAAGAGCAACATTGTGCTAACACAGGATCAAGTGG AGAAGCATGGAATCGCAACGAAAGCACTAAGGAAGGACATAGATGTATCTCATGGCTCAAAAACACAGAAAGGAAAAGGAGCTACTGGGGGACAAGATGTTAATCACCGCCCAACCCACAGCTCTGCTGCATCTTCTTTATTACCCTGCATCTCAACTCTATGTGCATGCCTCATTTCATACCTaccattattttcttaa